From Segatella copri, the proteins below share one genomic window:
- the rimO gene encoding 30S ribosomal protein S12 methylthiotransferase RimO — protein MKKNQIDIITLGCSKNLVDSELLMKQFEANGYHCVHDSKRPQGEIAVINTCGFIEDAKQESIDTILEFIQAKEEGRLRKLYVMGCLSQRYQKELEEEMPEVDKFYGKFNYKQLLQELGKAEVSSCNGQRHLTTPRHYAYIKIAEGCNRHCAYCAIPIITGKHVSRPKEEILQEVRELVAEGVKEFQIIAQELTYYGVDIDGKHHITELISEMADIPGVKWIRLHYAYPNQFPMDLLDVMREKPNVCKYLDIALQHISDHMLTSMHRHVTKQETINLLKAIRERVPGIHIRTTLMVGFPGETDEDFHELLDFVREQRFERMGAFAYSEEEGTYSATHYEDNVPAEVKQRRLDELMILQQDISSEIEADKVGKTMTVIIDRKEGDYYIGRTEFCSPEVDPEVLIRADEKRLRVGCFYQVEITASEEFDLYGKVVK, from the coding sequence ATGAAGAAAAATCAGATAGATATTATTACCCTGGGCTGCTCGAAGAACCTCGTTGACAGCGAGTTGCTGATGAAGCAGTTTGAGGCAAACGGCTACCATTGCGTTCACGATTCAAAGCGCCCTCAGGGCGAGATAGCCGTCATCAATACGTGCGGATTCATCGAGGATGCAAAGCAGGAAAGCATCGACACCATCCTGGAGTTTATCCAGGCTAAGGAAGAAGGCCGACTCAGAAAGCTCTACGTAATGGGCTGCCTCTCGCAGCGCTACCAGAAGGAACTGGAAGAAGAAATGCCCGAAGTGGATAAGTTCTACGGCAAATTCAACTACAAGCAGCTTCTGCAGGAACTCGGCAAGGCGGAAGTTTCATCCTGCAACGGCCAGCGTCATCTCACCACTCCGCGCCATTATGCCTACATCAAGATAGCTGAGGGCTGCAACCGCCACTGTGCCTACTGCGCCATTCCTATCATCACCGGCAAGCACGTTTCCCGTCCGAAGGAAGAGATTCTGCAGGAGGTGCGCGAACTGGTGGCAGAAGGCGTGAAGGAGTTTCAGATTATCGCTCAGGAACTCACCTACTACGGTGTAGATATTGACGGCAAGCATCATATTACCGAACTCATCAGCGAGATGGCTGACATTCCGGGCGTGAAATGGATTCGCCTGCATTACGCTTATCCAAACCAGTTCCCAATGGATCTTCTGGACGTGATGCGCGAGAAGCCAAACGTATGCAAATATCTCGACATTGCCCTCCAGCACATCAGCGACCACATGCTCACCAGCATGCACCGCCACGTAACGAAGCAGGAAACCATCAATCTGCTGAAGGCCATCCGCGAACGCGTGCCAGGCATTCACATCCGCACTACGCTGATGGTTGGTTTCCCAGGCGAGACAGATGAGGATTTCCACGAGCTCCTCGACTTTGTACGCGAACAGAGATTTGAGCGCATGGGCGCCTTTGCCTACTCTGAGGAAGAAGGAACCTACAGCGCCACCCACTACGAAGATAACGTGCCTGCCGAGGTAAAGCAGCGCCGACTGGACGAACTGATGATTCTGCAGCAAGACATCAGCTCTGAGATTGAGGCTGATAAGGTGGGCAAAACCATGACCGTTATCATCGACCGCAAGGAAGGCGATTACTACATCGGACGAACAGAGTTCTGCTCTCCGGAAGTAGACCCTGAGGTTCTGATCCGTGCCGATGAGAAGCGTCTGCGCGTGGGTTGTTTCTATCAGGTAGAAATTACTGCAAGCGAGGAATTTGACCTCTATGGCAAGGTGGTGAAATAA
- a CDS encoding HU family DNA-binding protein — MNNKEYIAELAQQTGYSQEDTQKLVRKAIDAMIAEFEDGEAVSIPNFGTFEVKKRMERVVVNPTTKKRQLVPPKLVLGFRPVASVKEKLKNGGDEQ; from the coding sequence ATGAACAATAAGGAATACATCGCTGAACTGGCTCAGCAAACCGGCTATTCGCAGGAAGACACCCAGAAGTTGGTGCGCAAGGCGATAGACGCTATGATTGCCGAGTTTGAGGATGGAGAAGCTGTCTCTATCCCCAATTTTGGCACCTTCGAAGTGAAGAAGCGCATGGAGCGAGTGGTGGTTAATCCTACTACCAAGAAGCGCCAGCTGGTGCCGCCTAAGTTGGTGTTGGGTTTCCGACCGGTTGCTTCGGTCAAGGAAAAACTAAAGAATGGAGGGGATGAGCAATGA
- a CDS encoding HU family DNA-binding protein, protein MSKFSLNTLGKLLADKSGLSQVEAELFIRKMFDVCNQGLDADKQVKIKWLGTFKVQATKDRESINVNTGERFTIEGRDKLTFTPDNILKEIVNKPFAQFETVVVNDGVDFDEIDEKFGEEQTEDAPAQVIDFLDEEKTATPNPEVVVIGSEKEKEKEAEDELAKQIAIEQAKLERLKQAQLEQERIQKEKQEQERLEQERLEQERLEQEKLEQERLEQERLEQEKLEQERLEQEKLELAQQQQALKAVVEPAVPASDESEEEEEEEEEEPSNSHHIVIPRYLVVAVCLIVVALIGGMGWFAFNYGQMTAQRDHLAMQLNQYHQAPAKKVPAKPAAAPLSQEQKLRQKAMEDSIRMAKTAEAVKLAENSDEESASAEKAKQTEAKAKAEAKEKAKDKAEEKATSKIASSQYDKDARVRTGAYRIIGVAQTVTVGAGQTLEQISTRYLGSGMECYVEALNGTSTIKAGQKIKIPKLELKKKKK, encoded by the coding sequence ATGAGCAAATTCAGTTTAAATACACTCGGAAAACTGCTTGCAGATAAAAGCGGGCTGAGCCAGGTGGAAGCAGAACTCTTCATCCGGAAGATGTTTGATGTGTGCAACCAGGGACTAGATGCCGACAAGCAGGTGAAGATAAAATGGCTGGGTACCTTTAAGGTACAGGCCACGAAAGACCGTGAAAGCATCAATGTGAACACGGGCGAGCGCTTCACCATTGAAGGTAGAGACAAACTCACCTTCACGCCTGACAACATCCTGAAAGAAATCGTGAACAAGCCATTCGCCCAATTTGAAACGGTGGTGGTAAATGACGGCGTAGATTTCGATGAAATAGATGAGAAGTTTGGAGAAGAACAGACAGAAGATGCTCCTGCACAAGTAATCGATTTTCTGGACGAAGAAAAAACTGCAACTCCAAATCCGGAGGTTGTCGTAATCGGATCTGAAAAGGAAAAGGAAAAAGAAGCCGAAGACGAACTGGCAAAGCAAATTGCTATTGAACAAGCTAAACTGGAAAGATTAAAACAAGCCCAACTGGAGCAGGAAAGAATACAGAAAGAAAAGCAAGAGCAGGAAAGACTGGAGCAGGAAAGGCTGGAACAGGAAAGACTTGAGCAGGAGAAACTTGAGCAAGAAAGACTGGAGCAGGAAAGACTGGAGCAGGAAAAACTGGAGCAGGAAAGACTGGAGCAAGAGAAGCTTGAATTAGCCCAGCAACAGCAAGCCCTGAAAGCAGTTGTTGAACCCGCAGTACCTGCATCAGATGAATCTGAAGAAGAAGAGGAGGAGGAGGAAGAAGAACCTTCCAATTCTCATCATATTGTTATTCCTCGCTATCTGGTCGTTGCAGTCTGTCTCATCGTAGTAGCTTTGATTGGCGGAATGGGATGGTTTGCCTTCAACTATGGTCAGATGACTGCCCAGCGCGATCATCTAGCCATGCAGCTAAACCAGTATCACCAGGCTCCAGCCAAGAAAGTCCCAGCCAAACCAGCTGCCGCCCCACTCTCTCAGGAACAGAAACTCCGCCAGAAAGCGATGGAAGACAGCATCCGTATGGCTAAAACTGCAGAAGCAGTAAAACTGGCTGAAAATTCGGATGAGGAAAGTGCTAGCGCTGAAAAAGCTAAGCAGACTGAAGCAAAAGCTAAGGCTGAAGCAAAAGAAAAGGCTAAAGATAAAGCCGAAGAAAAGGCTACTTCGAAAATAGCATCATCCCAGTATGATAAGGATGCTCGCGTACGCACGGGAGCTTACCGAATCATAGGAGTTGCCCAGACCGTTACGGTTGGCGCCGGTCAGACCCTCGAACAGATCAGCACCCGCTATTTAGGTTCGGGCATGGAATGCTACGTAGAAGCCCTGAATGGTACAAGCACCATAAAAGCCGGACAGAAAATCAAGATTCCGAAACTGGAATTGAAGAAGAAAAAGAAATAA
- a CDS encoding redoxin domain-containing protein, giving the protein MKTAILSAALMLASTVAMAQKSNFQLKVDLKNFNSDSVLVYKGRNVKMDTVLVKNGKFTYSANLDKAAGYVFLSPETYRGAGQFMFNLPCVPGEKAEVKGDAKTRFDISGSKFYQQYHEVDVLLENANKELRDYEASLNQRIKNGETQQTVMAEYEQKAPALQKAKDDKIFDFVKQHPDYEACATILEQFDDVSKMEKLLGLLSENVKNGRMKAFYQPMIDMAKKRAEAEEKAKKVQAAGVEAPDFTLKDIKGNDFKLSSLRGKIVVLDFWGSWCGWCIKGMPKMKEYYEKYKGKFEILGVDCNDTEAKWKAAVEKHQLPWIHVYNPKDSKVLSDYAVQGFPTKIVIDANGKIIKTIVGEDPAFYTLLDEVLGK; this is encoded by the coding sequence ATGAAAACAGCGATTTTATCTGCGGCGTTGATGCTTGCATCAACTGTTGCGATGGCTCAGAAGAGCAACTTCCAGTTGAAGGTGGATTTGAAGAATTTCAATTCCGATTCTGTACTTGTTTACAAGGGCAGAAATGTTAAGATGGATACGGTTTTGGTGAAGAATGGCAAGTTTACCTATTCTGCAAACCTTGATAAGGCAGCCGGATACGTTTTCCTCTCACCTGAAACTTATCGTGGTGCAGGTCAGTTTATGTTCAACCTGCCTTGTGTTCCTGGCGAGAAGGCTGAAGTTAAGGGCGATGCAAAGACCCGCTTCGATATTTCGGGTTCTAAGTTCTATCAGCAGTATCATGAAGTAGATGTTCTGCTGGAGAATGCTAATAAGGAGTTGAGAGATTACGAAGCTTCCCTGAACCAGAGAATCAAGAATGGTGAAACCCAGCAGACTGTCATGGCAGAATATGAGCAGAAGGCTCCTGCCCTGCAAAAGGCAAAGGACGATAAGATTTTCGATTTCGTAAAACAGCATCCTGATTATGAGGCTTGTGCTACTATCTTAGAGCAGTTTGATGATGTCAGCAAGATGGAGAAACTGCTGGGCTTGCTCTCAGAGAATGTGAAGAACGGCAGAATGAAGGCTTTCTACCAGCCAATGATTGATATGGCTAAGAAGCGTGCTGAGGCTGAGGAGAAGGCTAAGAAGGTGCAGGCTGCCGGTGTTGAGGCTCCTGACTTTACGCTGAAGGATATTAAGGGAAATGATTTCAAACTTTCCAGCCTTCGCGGTAAGATTGTAGTTCTCGATTTCTGGGGTTCATGGTGCGGATGGTGCATCAAGGGAATGCCTAAGATGAAGGAGTATTACGAGAAGTACAAGGGTAAGTTTGAAATTCTTGGTGTAGATTGTAATGATACAGAGGCTAAGTGGAAGGCTGCTGTTGAGAAGCACCAGTTGCCATGGATTCATGTTTACAATCCGAAGGACAGCAAGGTTCTCAGCGACTATGCTGTTCAGGGTTTCCCTACAAAGATTGTGATTGATGCTAATGGTAAGATAATCAAGACTATCGTTGGCGAGGATCCTGCTTTCTACACTTTGCTTGATGAAGTGTTGGGCAAGTAA
- the queC gene encoding 7-cyano-7-deazaguanine synthase QueC: MKDSVIIVSGGMDSITLLYDKKDEIALGISFNYGSNHNEREIPFAKMHCERLGIKHITIDLGFMHQYFKSSLLEGADAIPEGHYAADNMKSTVVPFRNGIMLSIAIGIAESNNLKKVFIANHGGDHTIYPDCRPEFIKAIDEAAEAGTFVDVRVVAPYTNITKGQIAEIGKKLGIDYAETWSCYKGGEKHCGKCGTCVERKEALAEAGIEDTTEYEE; the protein is encoded by the coding sequence ATGAAGGATTCAGTAATCATTGTGAGCGGTGGCATGGATAGCATCACGCTGCTCTACGATAAGAAAGACGAGATTGCACTCGGCATTAGTTTTAACTATGGAAGTAATCATAACGAGCGTGAAATACCTTTTGCCAAGATGCATTGTGAGCGTTTGGGAATCAAGCATATTACGATTGATTTGGGTTTCATGCATCAGTATTTCAAAAGTTCTCTTCTTGAAGGTGCTGATGCGATTCCTGAAGGTCATTATGCTGCTGATAATATGAAGAGTACGGTGGTTCCTTTCCGTAATGGAATCATGCTGAGCATTGCCATCGGCATTGCAGAGAGTAATAATCTGAAGAAAGTTTTCATCGCTAACCATGGTGGCGATCATACGATTTACCCAGACTGCCGTCCGGAGTTTATCAAGGCGATAGATGAGGCTGCTGAAGCAGGAACGTTCGTTGATGTGCGCGTAGTGGCTCCTTATACGAATATTACCAAAGGGCAGATTGCTGAGATAGGTAAGAAGTTGGGCATTGACTATGCTGAAACCTGGAGCTGCTATAAGGGCGGAGAGAAGCATTGTGGCAAATGCGGAACCTGCGTTGAGCGCAAGGAGGCTTTGGCCGAGGCGGGTATTGAGGATACTACCGAGTATGAAGAATAA
- the radA gene encoding DNA repair protein RadA has translation MAKDKIAFVCSNCGQESAKWMGKCPSCGQWNTFKEIRIAADSGSQAAKNAGMTMRHGGAATMFGGQHSEHDAAPMKLRDISAIDEPRIDMRDEELNRVLGGGMVPGSITLLGGEPGIGKSTLTLQTILNMTDRRILYVSGEESAHQIKLRADRLAKGQAMLREGSSADTQKTASLSSEGAFDHITVLCETQLEKIFSHIQEVAPQLIVIDSIQTIATEEVDSSPGSVSQVRECAASLLRFAKTSGIPVILIGHINKEGTLAGPKILEHIVDTVIQFEGDQHYMYRILRSIKNRFGSTSELGIYEMMQGGLRQVSNPSELLLTEDHDGLSGVAISAAIEGVRPFLVETQALVSTAAYGTPQRSATGFDQRRLNMLLAVLEKRVGFKLMQKDVFLNIAGGLRVTDPAMDLSVLAAVLSSNVDTPIEQGWCMAGEVGLSGEVRPVSRIEQRIAEAEKLGFQHIIIPKYNNHGFDHKKYKIEIHPVRKVEEAFRCLFG, from the coding sequence ATGGCGAAAGATAAAATTGCTTTTGTGTGCAGCAATTGCGGACAGGAAAGTGCCAAATGGATGGGCAAATGTCCTAGCTGCGGACAATGGAATACATTTAAGGAAATTCGTATTGCTGCTGATTCCGGATCGCAGGCTGCGAAGAATGCCGGAATGACCATGCGTCATGGTGGGGCTGCCACGATGTTTGGCGGGCAGCACAGCGAGCATGACGCTGCGCCGATGAAGCTTCGCGATATTTCTGCGATTGATGAACCGCGCATCGATATGAGGGACGAGGAGCTGAACCGTGTGCTGGGTGGCGGAATGGTTCCTGGCAGCATCACGCTCTTGGGCGGTGAACCGGGAATCGGTAAGAGTACGCTCACCTTGCAGACCATTCTGAACATGACTGACCGCCGCATCCTGTATGTGAGCGGAGAGGAAAGTGCCCATCAGATTAAACTCCGTGCCGACCGGTTGGCTAAAGGACAGGCGATGCTCAGAGAGGGTTCTTCTGCGGACACACAGAAAACGGCTTCTCTTTCATCAGAAGGAGCCTTTGATCATATTACGGTTCTCTGCGAAACGCAGTTGGAGAAAATCTTCAGCCATATTCAGGAAGTGGCTCCACAGTTGATAGTTATAGATTCTATACAAACTATTGCTACGGAAGAAGTAGACAGTTCGCCGGGTTCTGTTTCCCAAGTTCGCGAGTGTGCAGCCTCCCTGCTCCGATTTGCCAAGACGAGTGGCATTCCGGTTATTCTGATAGGACATATTAATAAGGAGGGAACGCTTGCCGGACCAAAGATTCTAGAGCACATCGTAGATACGGTGATTCAGTTTGAGGGCGACCAGCATTACATGTACCGCATCTTGAGAAGCATCAAAAACCGATTCGGAAGTACTTCAGAGTTGGGAATCTATGAGATGATGCAAGGTGGACTCCGACAGGTGAGCAATCCTTCAGAGTTGCTGCTTACTGAAGATCATGACGGGCTTTCGGGTGTTGCCATCAGCGCAGCCATCGAGGGTGTCCGTCCGTTCCTGGTAGAGACGCAGGCTTTGGTTTCAACAGCTGCCTATGGAACTCCGCAGCGTTCGGCAACTGGTTTTGACCAGCGCCGTTTGAACATGCTCCTGGCGGTTCTAGAGAAACGTGTGGGGTTCAAACTGATGCAGAAGGACGTGTTCCTGAATATTGCCGGAGGATTGAGAGTAACCGATCCTGCCATGGACTTGAGTGTGTTGGCAGCCGTATTGAGCAGCAATGTTGACACACCTATCGAGCAAGGTTGGTGTATGGCGGGCGAGGTAGGTCTGAGCGGTGAAGTCCGTCCGGTGAGCCGTATCGAGCAGCGTATTGCTGAGGCCGAGAAACTCGGATTCCAGCACATCATCATTCCGAAGTACAACAATCATGGTTTCGACCATAAGAAATATAAGATAGAAATTCATCCCGTAAGGAAGGTGGAAGAAGCATTCCGCTGCCTGTTCGGGTGA
- a CDS encoding phosphoglycerate kinase, whose amino-acid sequence MKIEDFNFAGHKAIVRVDFNVPLDENGNVTDDTRIRGALPTLKKVLADGGALIMMSHMGKPKGKVKPELSLSQIVKNVSDALGVDVKFAKDCGNADAEAAALKPGEALLLENLRFYPEEEGKPVGVEKGTPEFDAAKAEMKERQKKFAAKLASYADVYVMDAFGTAHRKHASTAVIADSFDKDHKMLGFLMEKEVKAVDAVLGNIKRPFTAIMGGSKVSTKIGIIENLLTKVDNLILCGGMTYTFSKALGGKIGMSICEDDKLDVALDVIKKAKENGVNLVLGTDSICGDDFKNDCNTQVCPSNNIPDGWEGMDAGPETRKAFAAAIKGAKTILWNGPAGVFEFDNFAGGSKAIADAIAEATKEGAFSLIGGGDSVACINKFGLADQVSYISTGGGALLEAIEGKVLPGVAAIEK is encoded by the coding sequence ATGAAAATTGAAGATTTTAACTTTGCCGGTCACAAGGCAATCGTGCGCGTTGACTTCAACGTGCCATTGGATGAAAATGGTAATGTAACAGACGACACTCGTATCCGCGGTGCCCTTCCTACATTGAAGAAGGTACTTGCAGACGGCGGTGCGCTCATCATGATGAGCCACATGGGTAAGCCAAAGGGCAAGGTTAAACCAGAGCTTTCTCTCTCTCAGATTGTTAAGAACGTATCAGACGCTCTCGGCGTAGACGTTAAGTTCGCTAAGGACTGCGGTAACGCTGATGCTGAGGCAGCTGCCTTGAAGCCAGGTGAGGCTCTCTTGCTCGAGAACCTCCGCTTCTATCCAGAAGAGGAAGGCAAGCCAGTTGGCGTAGAGAAGGGTACTCCAGAATTCGATGCTGCAAAGGCTGAGATGAAGGAGCGTCAGAAGAAGTTCGCTGCCAAGTTGGCTTCTTACGCTGACGTATATGTAATGGACGCATTCGGTACAGCTCACCGCAAGCACGCTTCTACAGCTGTCATCGCTGATTCTTTCGACAAGGATCACAAGATGCTCGGCTTCTTGATGGAGAAGGAAGTTAAGGCTGTTGACGCAGTTCTCGGCAACATCAAGCGCCCATTCACAGCTATCATGGGTGGTTCTAAGGTTTCTACTAAGATCGGTATCATCGAGAACCTGTTGACTAAGGTTGACAACCTGATTCTCTGCGGTGGTATGACTTATACATTCTCTAAGGCTCTCGGCGGCAAGATCGGTATGTCTATCTGCGAGGATGACAAGCTTGACGTTGCTCTCGACGTAATCAAGAAGGCTAAGGAGAACGGTGTAAACCTCGTACTCGGCACAGACTCTATCTGCGGTGACGACTTCAAGAACGATTGCAATACTCAGGTTTGCCCATCTAACAACATCCCTGACGGTTGGGAGGGTATGGACGCAGGTCCTGAGACTCGCAAGGCTTTCGCAGCTGCCATCAAGGGTGCCAAGACTATCCTCTGGAACGGTCCTGCAGGTGTATTCGAGTTCGACAACTTCGCTGGTGGTTCTAAGGCTATTGCTGACGCAATCGCTGAGGCTACTAAGGAAGGTGCATTCTCACTCATCGGTGGTGGTGACTCTGTAGCTTGTATCAACAAGTTCGGTTTGGCTGATCAGGTATCTTACATCTCTACAGGTGGTGGTGCTCTCCTCGAGGCTATCGAGGGTAAGGTATTGCCAGGTGTAGCAGCTATCGAGAAGTAA
- a CDS encoding putative transporter: protein MDWIVNLFTNTESVAHIALLYAIVIAIGVYLGKIKIGGISLGVTFVLFAGILAGHVGFTGPKEILTFVQDFGLILFVFMIGLQVGPGFFESFKKGGVTLNMLSASAILLNILVMFGCYYLFFDTSNPNNLPMMVGTLYGAVTNTPGLGAANEALLSVFPNGAPSIANGYACAYPLGVVGIIGATILIKYICKINTADEEEQLNEEDAANPHAKAHNMHLRVENAYITGRTLREVSEFLNRDIVCSRLLHNGEVSIPNSKTKFEVGDELLVVCAEADAEAIKAFIGPEVEAEWDREKDEVQHFVSRRIIVTRPEMNGKTLGKMHFSSVYGVNVTRISRQGMDIFAGRNHHFHVGDKILVVGPEENVNRVAEIMGNSVKRLDAPNIATIFVGIMVGIIFGSLPFAIPGMPVPLKLGIAGGPLIIAILIGRFGYRMKLVTYTTTSANMMLREIGLVLFLASVGIKAGAGFWDTVVQGDGLKYVGCGFLITVIPILIIGTIARLKFKFNYFTIMGMLAGTYTDPPALAYANASCSKEAPAVGYSTVYPLSMFLRIFTAQIVVLFFCGA, encoded by the coding sequence ATGGATTGGATTGTTAATCTCTTCACCAATACCGAGTCGGTGGCTCACATCGCCCTACTCTACGCTATCGTGATAGCTATTGGTGTTTACCTCGGAAAGATAAAGATTGGCGGCATTTCGTTAGGCGTCACCTTCGTTCTCTTCGCAGGTATTTTGGCTGGCCACGTTGGCTTCACCGGTCCAAAGGAAATTCTCACATTCGTGCAAGACTTCGGCTTGATCCTCTTCGTCTTCATGATTGGTCTCCAGGTAGGACCTGGCTTCTTCGAGAGTTTCAAGAAAGGTGGTGTTACGCTCAACATGCTTTCGGCTAGCGCAATTCTGCTCAACATCCTCGTGATGTTTGGTTGCTATTATCTCTTCTTCGACACGAGCAACCCTAACAACCTGCCTATGATGGTAGGTACTCTCTATGGTGCGGTTACCAATACTCCGGGTCTTGGTGCTGCCAACGAGGCTTTGCTCAGCGTCTTCCCTAATGGCGCTCCAAGTATTGCCAACGGTTATGCTTGTGCTTATCCTCTTGGTGTAGTGGGCATTATTGGTGCTACTATCCTTATCAAGTACATCTGTAAGATTAATACTGCTGATGAGGAAGAACAGCTTAACGAAGAAGATGCTGCCAACCCACACGCTAAGGCCCACAACATGCACTTGCGCGTGGAAAATGCTTATATTACAGGCAGAACGCTGAGAGAAGTTTCAGAATTCTTGAACCGTGACATTGTATGTTCACGACTGCTCCACAATGGCGAGGTGAGCATTCCTAACAGCAAGACTAAGTTTGAGGTTGGAGATGAATTGCTCGTTGTATGTGCAGAGGCTGATGCTGAAGCCATCAAGGCTTTTATCGGACCAGAGGTTGAAGCTGAATGGGACCGCGAGAAGGATGAAGTACAGCACTTTGTTTCTCGCCGTATCATCGTTACCCGTCCGGAAATGAACGGTAAGACCTTGGGTAAGATGCACTTCTCCAGCGTATACGGCGTTAACGTAACCCGTATTTCCCGTCAGGGAATGGACATCTTTGCAGGCAGAAACCACCACTTCCACGTAGGTGATAAGATTCTGGTTGTAGGTCCTGAAGAGAATGTGAACCGTGTGGCTGAAATTATGGGTAACTCTGTAAAGCGCCTCGATGCGCCTAACATTGCTACTATCTTCGTAGGCATTATGGTAGGTATTATCTTCGGTTCTCTCCCATTTGCCATTCCGGGAATGCCGGTGCCTTTGAAGTTGGGTATTGCCGGAGGTCCGCTTATCATCGCCATCCTCATAGGCCGTTTCGGCTATCGCATGAAGCTGGTAACTTATACGACGACTTCGGCTAATATGATGCTACGAGAAATAGGACTTGTACTCTTCCTGGCGAGTGTGGGAATCAAGGCTGGTGCCGGATTCTGGGACACAGTAGTACAGGGTGACGGTTTGAAATATGTGGGATGCGGTTTCCTCATCACCGTTATTCCTATCCTCATCATCGGTACAATTGCCCGCCTGAAGTTTAAGTTCAACTACTTCACCATCATGGGTATGCTCGCCGGTACTTACACAGACCCTCCTGCATTGGCTTATGCAAATGCTTCTTGCTCTAAAGAGGCTCCAGCTGTAGGATACTCTACGGTTTATCCATTGAGCATGTTCCTCCGTATCTTTACAGCCCAGATAGTGGTGCTGTTCTTCTGCGGAGCGTAA
- a CDS encoding OadG family protein has translation MKKLGFLITMLVITSLPAWSQGAKSIRITEVMTDNRTNLVDEYGQHKPWVELSNSSFTTYNVRGMFLTTDRRVLDKKMSPEARRQLMCPLPNNEPRTTLGGKKSIVIFDSSSWYQNGRNGQHWKAKNSSNSGPFHLNLILQEKMSNWIALYDGNAVDLIDSVSVPVLAADESFELSKDFKTWEKAIAGSVTPGYLPQNTGLSKAQQLKKSDPYGIGIAVLSMGIVFACLALLFIVFWVFGAYMKHKQRIARATEKHATLLYKTGKKTIEVTQGLSHKTNVILKDGLETKGIDKEIYMAVISLALQEYLEDVHDVEPGIITIKPKQTRWNAPKFNNNNNNVKI, from the coding sequence ATGAAGAAATTGGGATTTCTGATAACCATGCTAGTCATCACGTCCTTGCCCGCTTGGAGTCAAGGAGCCAAAAGTATCCGTATTACGGAGGTGATGACCGACAACCGTACCAATCTTGTAGATGAGTACGGGCAGCACAAACCATGGGTGGAATTGAGCAATTCCTCCTTTACCACGTATAATGTGCGTGGTATGTTCCTAACCACCGACCGAAGGGTTCTCGACAAGAAAATGTCGCCTGAAGCTCGCCGACAGTTGATGTGTCCATTGCCTAACAATGAACCACGAACCACACTGGGAGGCAAGAAGAGCATCGTTATCTTCGACAGCAGTTCCTGGTACCAGAATGGCAGGAACGGACAACATTGGAAGGCAAAGAATTCTTCCAACTCGGGACCTTTTCATCTCAATCTTATTCTACAGGAAAAGATGTCCAACTGGATAGCACTCTATGACGGAAATGCCGTTGACCTGATAGATTCCGTAAGCGTGCCAGTGTTGGCTGCCGATGAGAGTTTTGAACTGAGTAAGGACTTCAAGACATGGGAGAAAGCCATTGCCGGATCAGTAACTCCAGGCTATCTGCCTCAAAACACAGGTTTGAGTAAAGCCCAGCAATTGAAGAAAAGCGACCCATACGGAATAGGAATCGCCGTACTTTCAATGGGAATCGTATTTGCCTGCCTTGCTCTCCTCTTCATCGTGTTCTGGGTTTTCGGAGCCTACATGAAACATAAACAGCGCATCGCCCGTGCTACTGAGAAGCACGCCACCTTATTATATAAGACAGGAAAGAAGACCATCGAGGTTACTCAAGGCCTCAGTCATAAGACCAACGTGATTCTGAAAGATGGTTTAGAAACCAAGGGTATTGATAAGGAGATTTACATGGCAGTCATCTCCCTTGCACTACAGGAATATCTGGAAGATGTTCATGATGTAGAACCAGGCATTATCACCATCAAGCCAAAACAGACCAGATGGAATGCTCCGAAATTCAACAACAACAATAACAACGTTAAAATATAG
- a CDS encoding biotin/lipoyl-containing protein, translated as MAKYEYKVKGVDYVVEIQDIEGNIANVTVNGIPFEVEMKQPVKSSKQKVKLSDGQNNISASSVASAGSAAGSSSSASSDSASSSKQATPAAGKPVVAPLPGTINEIKVKVGDKVNTGDTVVVLEAMKMQNNIDAETSGTITSINVNKGDAVMEGDTLVTIA; from the coding sequence ATGGCAAAGTACGAATATAAGGTTAAAGGCGTAGATTACGTCGTTGAAATACAGGATATTGAAGGCAATATCGCCAATGTAACCGTGAATGGAATTCCATTCGAAGTGGAAATGAAACAGCCGGTTAAGAGTAGTAAGCAGAAAGTGAAGTTAAGTGATGGACAAAACAACATTTCTGCCAGCTCTGTTGCAAGCGCAGGTTCTGCTGCAGGTTCCAGTTCTTCAGCAAGTTCTGATTCTGCTTCATCAAGCAAACAGGCAACTCCTGCTGCAGGCAAACCAGTTGTTGCCCCTCTGCCTGGCACTATCAACGAAATCAAGGTGAAAGTCGGTGACAAGGTGAACACAGGCGATACTGTTGTCGTTCTCGAAGCCATGAAGATGCAGAACAACATCGATGCAGAAACTTCGGGAACCATTACCAGCATCAACGTGAACAAGGGAGACGCAGTAATGGAAGGAGACACGCTTGTTACGATCGCGTAA